The Neobacillus sp. PS3-34 genome has a window encoding:
- the ligA gene encoding NAD-dependent DNA ligase LigA — MDLMAAQSKINDLRNLLNQYGYDYYVLDKPSVPDAEYDRLLRELIELEEQFPELKSSDSPTQRIGGVILEMFEKVEHRTPMLSLGNAFNEQDLRDFDRRIRQIAGDDFSYVCELKIDGLAVSLRYEDGMFVQGATRGDGTIGEDITSNLRTIKSIPLRLKENVTLEVRGEAFMPKRSFEALNKAKEERGEELFANPRNAAAGSLRQLDSKIAASRNLDVFLYGIGNTGNTGIESHSEGLDFLDKVGFKTNQERRKCATIDEVIEYVNGWVEKRPNLPYDIDGIVIKVDSLQQQSELGTTAKSPRWAIAYKFPAEEVVTTLLDIELSVGRTGVVTPTAILVPVKVAGTTVQRASLHNEDLIREKDIKIGDQVVVKKAGDIIPEVVNVLAEQRTGKEKDFHMPTHCPECESDLVRLEGEVALRCINPKCPAQIREGLIHFVSRNAMNIDGLGEKVISQLFAEKLIEDVADIYKLTQEQLLALERMGVKSVSNLLQAIEASKANSLEKLLFGLGIRHVGAKAAKTLAQHFGSMDRLADASKDELLSINEIGDKMAESVEAFFEKEEAQELLQELKDAGVNMDYKGAKPVSAEESDSIFAGKTVVLTGKLEQLSRNEAKEKIEALGGNVAGSVSKKTDLVIAGEDAGSKLAKAQELSIEVWDEEKLLEELNK; from the coding sequence AATGATTTGCGGAATCTGCTGAATCAATATGGATACGATTATTATGTATTGGATAAACCTTCTGTTCCTGATGCTGAATATGACCGCTTGCTTCGCGAGCTTATTGAACTAGAGGAACAGTTTCCTGAACTGAAATCTTCCGACTCGCCAACACAGCGGATCGGCGGAGTTATCCTTGAAATGTTCGAGAAGGTTGAACACCGGACACCGATGCTGAGTCTCGGCAATGCATTCAATGAACAGGATTTGCGCGATTTTGATCGCCGTATCCGCCAGATTGCCGGAGATGATTTTTCCTATGTTTGTGAATTGAAAATTGACGGCCTGGCTGTTTCGCTCCGCTATGAGGACGGTATGTTCGTTCAGGGAGCTACGCGCGGAGATGGAACGATTGGCGAAGACATTACATCAAACCTAAGAACCATCAAGTCGATTCCGCTTCGTTTGAAAGAAAATGTAACGCTTGAAGTGCGCGGTGAAGCCTTTATGCCGAAGCGGTCCTTCGAAGCCCTGAACAAGGCAAAGGAAGAACGTGGTGAAGAGCTGTTTGCCAATCCTAGGAATGCAGCAGCAGGTTCACTTCGCCAGCTTGACTCAAAAATTGCGGCTTCCAGGAATTTGGACGTCTTCCTTTATGGAATTGGAAATACAGGCAATACTGGCATTGAGTCCCACAGTGAAGGACTGGACTTTCTAGATAAAGTGGGCTTTAAAACCAACCAGGAACGAAGAAAATGTGCCACCATTGATGAAGTGATCGAGTATGTAAATGGCTGGGTTGAAAAGCGGCCGAACCTCCCATACGATATTGATGGAATTGTTATTAAAGTTGACTCGCTTCAGCAGCAGTCCGAATTGGGTACAACAGCTAAAAGTCCGCGCTGGGCGATTGCGTATAAGTTCCCGGCAGAAGAAGTAGTCACCACCCTTCTTGATATAGAATTAAGCGTGGGGCGAACAGGGGTGGTTACACCTACGGCCATCCTTGTGCCGGTAAAAGTAGCCGGAACTACAGTTCAGCGCGCATCCTTGCATAATGAAGATTTAATCCGTGAAAAAGATATTAAAATCGGTGACCAGGTAGTCGTCAAAAAAGCAGGAGACATCATACCTGAAGTAGTGAATGTACTAGCTGAACAGCGGACTGGAAAAGAGAAGGATTTCCATATGCCTACCCATTGTCCTGAATGCGAAAGCGATCTTGTCCGTCTCGAGGGAGAGGTTGCCCTAAGATGCATCAATCCGAAATGTCCGGCACAAATTCGCGAGGGTCTGATTCATTTCGTTTCACGTAATGCCATGAATATTGATGGTCTTGGCGAAAAAGTCATAAGCCAGCTGTTTGCTGAAAAGCTGATTGAAGATGTAGCAGACATCTATAAACTGACCCAAGAACAGCTGCTGGCATTGGAAAGAATGGGCGTAAAGTCGGTATCCAATCTTTTGCAGGCTATTGAAGCCTCGAAGGCAAACTCGCTTGAAAAATTGCTGTTCGGGCTGGGAATCCGCCATGTCGGCGCAAAAGCTGCAAAGACGCTCGCACAGCATTTTGGAAGCATGGACCGGCTTGCGGATGCTTCAAAGGACGAACTGCTCTCCATTAATGAAATTGGCGACAAAATGGCGGAATCGGTAGAGGCTTTTTTTGAAAAAGAAGAAGCTCAAGAGCTGCTTCAGGAGCTGAAGGATGCTGGAGTGAATATGGATTATAAGGGTGCAAAGCCTGTTTCTGCTGAAGAGTCCGATTCCATTTTTGCAGGCAAAACGGTCGTGCTGACAGGAAAACTTGAACAGTTGTCCAGAAATGAAGCGAAGGAAAAAATTGAAGCGCTTGGCGGAAATGTTGCAGGAAGCGTCAGCAAAAAGACAGACCTTGTCATTGCAGGAGAAGATGCAGGTTCCAAGCTCGCAAAAGCCCAGGAATTAAGTATCGAAGTTTGGGATGAGGAGAAGCTCCTGGAAGAACTAAACAAGTAA